The following DNA comes from Leishmania mexicana MHOM/GT/2001/U1103 complete genome, chromosome 8.
GTGACAACCTGAGTTTCACCGTTCAGGCCAACAGCTTCGGACAGGAAACGTCCTTCACCACCGAGCGGCATCGGAACAACTTCGTGCGCGACCGCCTAATATTAGCCCAGGAGGAGAGCCTGTCGCTCTCGGagggcgacggcagcgcgacggcagcgccgatcGGCGTGACGACGCTCAGTGACTCGGAAATGGACCAACTAGACAGCAATGatcggaggtggagggggcaGTCGGCATTGCAGTTCGAGAAGCTCCTCGCGCAGAGTACACCGGCCCCATCGCAGAGCAttgccccgccgccgccggcgggtATGCCGCCTCGCCTCGACTTTACCTCGACCACGGACAGGGCAGAGATGAGCGTCCTTTTGGCGACGATGCACGCTGGCCGACATGTGCGCCGCGTCATGCAGAAGGAGCAGTTGTTCAACTACGTGAAGGAGGACACCGTCGAGCCGCTGACGGGGGTGCTCAAGTACGCTGTCGACTTCATCTCCACCTACGTGGTGGGTCTCTTGAAGCTCCTGCGTTTCAGCAAGACAGCAGAGGTGCTGCTCTACCGGACCTCCGAGTTCGCACACTTTTTGTGCGCCGTCAGTTTCTCCAACGACTCCTGCGGCCTCCATccggtgctgccgcaccaaGTCTCGTCCTCCGTCAATCACCGCTATGTCTGTATCTTTGGCTACGTCTCGCGCTGCGCAGTGGACCTGGTTCTCGGAGTGCTCGTCTACTTGTGCCTGTCAGCCTGTGGCCCTTCCCTCTATGCTGCCTCGCAGTACATGGCGCGCCACTGGCTGTATGAAGTGCACGCGTCCTACATGGACTGGTTCGACGGCTACCCGGCTGGGCTAAAGGTAAACGAGGACCTGAACATGGCCCTCTGCTTCTTCGCCAAGTGCGTGCTGGAAGTGTGGGATGCGCTGCTGAGATGGTCTCCTGCCACGCTGCCAAGCCTCGTCTCCTTCCAAGACGCctcggtggcggtggaggggaACGTGTACAGCACAGTCGCCGGCGTCAGCACGGCGGGGACGTCGTCAACGTGGTTCTCCCCAGCATCCGAGGATCACCAGGCGGTGTACGAGTGGGTTAGCATGGCATTCCACCTGCGCATCTTCTGTCTTCtgggctgcagcaccgccgctgccctcgtcTCTGACGTGACGGGGCTCGTCTCGCTGCACCTGCGCTTCCTTTACCACGCCATTGCGCTGCCATACTGCTTCGCCCGCGTTCTGCTGACAAACCTCTTTCGCCAGTTCTACGGCGTCAAGTACAACCCCCTGCGCAAGCGGTACGACATTTACCATTTTCAGGTGGATCAGATGCTGGCTGGAACATTTCTCTTCGTCATCATCACCTTCCTTTTTCCAACGCTGAC
Coding sequences within:
- a CDS encoding N-acetylglucosaminyl transferase component,putative, whose amino-acid sequence is MPLSSTTEICMLVWPLSAAMQILGPKDSIAWVVGWNYRSLYIIVTWFLRNCTLPEAKAELQQIRCALQNYKGHIPEIPYSSLNILGCVWPNSALPSCNLCSVAEEEDIRGARKGSYLWLELLEGPVLAELWCCGARVQPCQLHVVRCDPSKALSIRPTIFSATALYGVSGVRQLQSGVAPVCAPGANSNLEGVLLPQVMRKEAEPRVLKRHQQRRRRTSVVNDSITLAAEDSCFSDRDTGEQSSVRADKRWGTAFSDNLSFTVQANSFGQETSFTTERHRNNFVRDRLILAQEESLSLSEGDGSATAAPIGVTTLSDSEMDQLDSNDRRWRGQSALQFEKLLAQSTPAPSQSIAPPPPAGMPPRLDFTSTTDRAEMSVLLATMHAGRHVRRVMQKEQLFNYVKEDTVEPLTGVLKYAVDFISTYVVGLLKLLRFSKTAEVLLYRTSEFAHFLCAVSFSNDSCGLHPVLPHQVSSSVNHRYVCIFGYVSRCAVDLVLGVLVYLCLSACGPSLYAASQYMARHWLYEVHASYMDWFDGYPAGLKVNEDLNMALCFFAKCVLEVWDALLRWSPATLPSLVSFQDASVAVEGNVYSTVAGVSTAGTSSTWFSPASEDHQAVYEWVSMAFHLRIFCLLGCSTAAALVSDVTGLVSLHLRFLYHAIALPYCFARVLLTNLFRQFYGVKYNPLRKRYDIYHFQVDQMLAGTFLFVIITFLFPTLTVYYLYFSFVLATIWYMETCLESIAYLSLHVPIHPIVYWLCARHRLSGGVALSNPVITSVRRFLGCGSRPGHDEEELASHTVEVTVEALPLPLSAMLTDFFVVLDIIMTRLWPAKVVSLVLRGKIEYLPKMTDILGPHLLTNCVSPRCTLCTPSPEDMTKTHK